One genomic segment of Clostridium estertheticum subsp. estertheticum includes these proteins:
- a CDS encoding 4Fe-4S binding protein — protein sequence MKSNKNIEFRILKAILWIYIILCILIAGLNYGYASRATPKVASFITWLWQFYENWVKTLFIIIGSFLTIRIIGTSKRSVMRKRNLIGFIVSALIVHITVPILLNNKELYFFAMPLPWTTIPLQLLFPKSSFYLSSYPIWGEAGISAALIFYVCVSSVVLVGTLLFGRRLQCSTLCLFNGFASEVFDPVIPLIGKNKKINPIVIKIFSVLRWLFLLISVFFTVWWILLLLGTPISGNFQMISKIENYKYLTTELMIAMFFWVAFIGRGYCYYCPLGTVLSFLGKIAGQRIITSKSKCIQCGQCNLACPMSIDIKANAQSGDDVINIRCVGCGHCVDACPVKTLGYSTRFSNWILNKIK from the coding sequence ATGAAATCTAATAAAAATATTGAATTTAGAATTCTAAAGGCTATTCTCTGGATATATATAATCTTATGTATTTTAATAGCTGGATTAAATTATGGATATGCAAGTAGAGCCACACCCAAAGTAGCATCATTTATAACGTGGCTCTGGCAATTTTATGAAAACTGGGTAAAAACTTTATTCATAATTATTGGTAGTTTCCTTACAATTAGAATTATTGGAACTTCTAAAAGGTCAGTAATGAGAAAAAGAAACCTAATTGGATTTATAGTTTCTGCACTAATCGTACATATTACTGTTCCTATACTCCTTAATAACAAAGAATTATATTTCTTTGCCATGCCATTGCCGTGGACAACGATACCATTACAGCTACTATTTCCAAAATCGTCTTTTTATCTTAGTAGCTATCCAATTTGGGGAGAAGCTGGTATATCAGCTGCGCTTATATTTTATGTCTGTGTCAGCAGTGTTGTTTTAGTAGGAACCTTATTATTTGGCAGGAGATTGCAATGTTCAACCCTATGTTTGTTTAATGGGTTTGCTTCGGAAGTATTTGATCCGGTAATTCCTCTAATTGGGAAAAATAAAAAAATAAATCCAATAGTAATTAAAATTTTTTCAGTTTTAAGATGGTTGTTTCTATTGATTTCAGTGTTTTTTACTGTTTGGTGGATTTTGTTATTATTAGGAACACCAATATCAGGAAATTTCCAGATGATTAGTAAAATTGAAAATTATAAGTATCTCACTACGGAACTGATGATAGCAATGTTTTTTTGGGTGGCTTTTATTGGTAGAGGTTATTGTTATTATTGTCCATTAGGAACAGTCTTATCTTTCCTTGGAAAAATAGCTGGTCAACGAATTATTACAAGTAAGTCAAAATGTATACAATGTGGCCAATGCAATTTAGCATGCCCAATGTCGATTGATATTAAGGCCAATGCTCAAAGCGGTGATGATGTAATAAATATTCGTTGTGTTGGCTGTGGGCACTGTGTAGATGCTTGCCCAGTTAAAACATTGGGTTATTCAACCAGATTTTCAAATTGGATATTAAATAAGATAAAATAA
- a CDS encoding HTH domain-containing protein — protein MDMDMDIDIVRQSVSKNINQTDCIIRGDIQNMIKNFKIELKSLSKITGIDYVWLKDFMDGKNNSNIPEPAYLSNMIYMLSDGILMINEDDRIKGVIDVLISEFEIKYETLAIYAKLELEDVQNFMDDTKSISIEKKYKLSVAVLFLHYLFKRLPN, from the coding sequence ATGGATATGGATATGGATATAGATATTGTAAGACAAAGTGTAAGTAAAAATATAAATCAGACTGATTGTATTATTAGGGGAGACATACAAAATATGATTAAAAATTTTAAAATCGAATTAAAATCTTTGAGTAAAATAACTGGAATAGATTATGTATGGTTAAAAGATTTTATGGATGGAAAAAATAATTCAAATATTCCCGAGCCTGCATATTTATCAAACATGATTTATATGCTATCTGATGGGATATTGATGATAAATGAAGACGATAGAATTAAAGGAGTAATCGATGTATTAATAAGTGAGTTTGAAATCAAATACGAAACTTTAGCGATATATGCAAAACTTGAGTTAGAGGATGTTCAAAATTTTATGGATGATACAAAGTCCATTTCCATTGAGAAAAAATATAAGTTATCAGTAGCAGTTCTATTTTTGCATTATTTATTTAAAAGATTACCTAATTAA
- a CDS encoding DUF4256 domain-containing protein produces the protein MEYKKRELSPEQREELLRALKSRFEKNMNRHKSIEWAKLEAKLEANTEKLWSLNEMELTGGEPDVVGHDNKTGKYIFYDCSAESPKGRRHICYDREALESRKEHKPENSAIGMAATMGIELLTETQYRDLQKLGNFDTKTSSWLKTPSEIRKLGGAIFADFRYGNVFVYHNGVESYYGGRGVRCSIRI, from the coding sequence TTGGAATATAAAAAAAGGGAGTTGTCACCAGAACAACGTGAAGAACTACTCAGAGCATTGAAATCCCGTTTTGAGAAAAATATGAACCGCCATAAATCTATTGAATGGGCTAAATTAGAAGCGAAGCTGGAGGCTAATACTGAAAAACTGTGGTCACTCAACGAAATGGAATTAACTGGCGGTGAACCAGATGTTGTTGGTCATGATAATAAGACGGGCAAATACATTTTTTATGATTGCTCAGCGGAAAGTCCTAAAGGCCGTAGACATATTTGTTACGACCGTGAAGCACTGGAGTCAAGGAAAGAACATAAACCGGAAAATAGCGCTATTGGTATGGCGGCTACCATGGGCATCGAGCTTTTAACGGAAACCCAATATCGAGATCTGCAGAAACTTGGAAATTTCGATACGAAAACATCGAGCTGGTTGAAAACACCTTCTGAGATTAGAAAACTCGGTGGTGCCATATTTGCTGATTTCCGCTATGGCAATGTCTTCGTTTATCATAATGGTGTGGAATCTTACTATGGAGGCAGGGGGGTTCGTTGCTCCATCAGGATCTAA
- a CDS encoding LITAF-like zinc ribbon domain-containing protein: MACPNCGSENIQVVSQSKGFGAGRGCCGFIIFGWVGLLCGLCGMGKSKIKRVCTNCGHVLN, from the coding sequence GTGGCGTGTCCTAATTGTGGGAGTGAAAATATTCAAGTAGTATCTCAATCAAAGGGTTTTGGGGCAGGGAGAGGATGCTGTGGATTCATAATCTTTGGGTGGGTAGGTTTATTATGCGGACTTTGCGGTATGGGAAAAAGCAAAATAAAAAGAGTTTGTACTAATTGTGGACATGTATTGAATTGA
- a CDS encoding DUF2085 domain-containing protein — MKFIDYPNYIKKTWLFLYKLGAAGGCHQMPERSFRFFDMQFPVCARCTGIYLGQIIAIPFFLTNTVLKLYICFLFLVIMLCDWLIQFFKIKESTNFRRFITGNIAGIGLMGLYFNIFKFLLALIRL, encoded by the coding sequence ATGAAATTCATTGATTATCCAAATTATATTAAAAAGACATGGCTATTTCTTTACAAGCTAGGAGCTGCAGGTGGATGTCATCAGATGCCTGAAAGAAGTTTTCGCTTTTTTGATATGCAATTTCCAGTATGCGCAAGGTGTACTGGTATTTATTTGGGCCAAATTATTGCAATACCATTCTTTTTAACAAATACAGTTTTAAAATTATATATTTGTTTTTTATTTTTGGTTATTATGTTATGTGATTGGTTAATTCAATTTTTTAAAATTAAGGAATCCACAAATTTCAGAAGATTTATTACTGGTAATATTGCTGGTATAGGACTTATGGGCTTATATTTTAATATATTTAAATTTTTATTGGCATTGATACGTTTATAG